The DNA window AAAAGTGCCACGCCTGGGGGTGGCGAGCTGTCCCCCGCTTCATCCTGGGTGTCCTCTGCCTCCTTTACTTCAGCTCCCTGCCCTTCGGCATCTACCTCCTGCTCATTGAGCACCACAGCCTGGGCATCATCCTGGTCAGCCTTGTGCCCtccaccctcctcctctgcatTGTCTACAGCCTCTGCCAGTGCCTGTGCCTGGAAGTCTTTGGGTTCCCCCACTCCTGACCCTGCCAGGCCAACCCCTGTGCCTGTGCCAAGGAGGGTTTGGGTTCCTTGGAGTGTTGTCCCTTGGGGTACAGGTGTTCCCTGATCCACAGCATGCTCTGCCTGGACCACAGGGAGAAGCTCAGCGCCTGGTGCCTTCCCATGCAGAACAGCACTGGAATTTCCATGTGGGAGCCTACACCTGagtggctgcaggagctcaTTGCAGCCTACAAGCATTTGGGCTGGACCCTcagctcctcatcctcctcttccacaGCGGAcaaagagcaggagctgggctgagagcagagcagcagccggGAGACTAATCCCAACTGAGGCAGGGCGGGTGCTGGGCACTGAGCGCCGCGGTCGGAGGGACCCCGGCAGGAGAGGGACGGGCAGAGCCCGGGGGCTCCTGCGGCCGAACCGGCCCCAGCACGGCTCCGTGTCCATAGTGTAAATAGTTCTGTCCGTGGCGCCCACGCTCCTGGCGGGGCTGCTCCCATCGCATCCGTGTTCTTTTCCCATGTGTGAGTCCCGTGTTTGCCCACACTGTgtcctggagagggaaggagcagaggagaggagttTCTTTGGTGTGTAAAGACGTCTTTGCAGCTGTTTTGTAGTCGTTGTGGTTTTTATGCGAAGCCTCTGGGCTTTATTTAACCtccttgggttttgttttgtaaggaTTAATTTAACACCGCTAAccattttattacttttatcaAGAAGAGCAAAGTCTATTTTTACTCTCTGCCTTGGACCTACCCTGTTCCCCAGGGACTGCTCGCAGCACCACTGGCACTAAAGttccccacatccctgctggCACATCTGCATCCCTACCAGCATCCCCACCGACACGCCACATCCCTGccagcacccccagcagcacccacaccAGACAGGCAACACCAGGAGGCCCAAGACAGTCATGTTTATTATCACTCTGTGTCCTTCCCTGCCCACATCTCCCACTCTTCTTGGCTGGGCAGCTGACAGGTCCCATGTCCGTCTGTCCAGCCATGCCCTTTGGGACAAAACATGACCACCCCAGCCCTACGCCTGCTCCAGGACCACTGGCAACCCCGGCGGACACCCGTCCTTGTCAGGGGGAGATGCCAGCATCGCCTCCACACTCCAGATCTTGGGTTTCTGGGGCTGcttgccctgcccagggcttgGCCCTACTTCAGGGCTGCCCCCACACCCATCCTGCACGGAGGTGGAACTGGGAATGGGTTCAGCAGCTGGTGGGACCCCTTCGCCCTCGCTGTCTTCACCGTCCGAGGTGCTGCGCGCGGCCCAGCCCGCCTTGTTCTCCTTCTTGAGGCGCCGGCGGGCGTTGGCAAACCAAGTGGAGACCTGGGTGAGGCTCATCCGGCTGACCACAGCCAGCATCACCTTCTCCCCCTTGCTGGGGTAGGGGTTCCTGGGGTGCCGTGCCAGCCAGGCCTTCAGTGCCCCGGTGCTTTCCCGTGCTGCCGCTGCCTTCGCCCGGCCTGGCTCTGCGGGCAGCCCCAGCGGCACCTCATAGGGTGGGGAGACCtggaggggcagaggggtgTCAGGGTGGGACAGGGTGGGGGGGTAACACGGCCAgaggagagaggctgagagatGTAGGGGCTCCTACATCCCTTCGTGtgtgggagggagcagagctgtaTCCTTCCCCTCCTCGCTCTTTCCCATGTGGATCCTGAAGTGCTGGGGTGCAGGGTGGTgtgtgggggtgggggtgggcaggggaaTGCTGAGGAGGCACAGGGAACTCAGGACAGCAGATCCTCAGCCCCCACCCTAACCACCCTACAtagccccatcccagccctgggagggtCCCATGTCCCAGCCCTCCGGATCTGCAGCCCTGTACTTACCAGGGTCGTCAGGAGGCTCACGGGGGGTGGCAGGAGGCTGTACCCAGCCAGCATGGGGCAAGGGCAGGGGTAGGGGCAGGGCAGTAGGGCTTGAGGGGGTCCCTGCAGGGTCCCCCAAGGccccccacagctccccagcTCTTGTCCTGGGCTCCTCTTGCCCCGAGGTGCTGCcatgctgcaggagaggagctggggagctgctcccGGGCGTTTTATAGCTGCTGGGGTCCGCAGTGACTGACAGCTGATTAGGGGGTATTAGCACCCAcgagagcagcagcaggatctggGGCACCCAGTACCCCCCCGGCTACTGTTGGGCAGGGACTGGCAGGGACTGCCCTCCTTGCCTGCCTGCCACTGGCCAGGACCCTGTCTCCAGCCCCCCAACTCTGCACAGCCTACATGGCCCCCACGGATGGGGTGCAGTGGCACCCAGGGGCTGGTGCTTGGGACCCACGTGAGCTCCACAGCCACAGGGACACAACACACCTGGGGCTTTACTGCAGTGCCCAGAGCATCAGTCCTGCCCATGACCCCAGCCCTGACCTGGTCCTGAGGCTGGGGTCAGCAGAACCCCCCCATGCTGTGGAGGGCTGGGTTGGAGGGCCAGGGGCTGGTGGACTCATGCCTGGTGGGAGAACAAATCCCCATATTGCCCTATCCTGCTCCTCCTATGTCTTGGCCAGGTCCTCACCcaagccccagcactgccacgcCTGCCGCTGGATTCCCGGCAACAGAGCAGTGAAGGGAAAGGGTCTtgcagccccagggacagctggggatccctgcaggcactggggGGGCTCCTGTGGCTTGTGCAGAAGGGGCAGTGGGTGGGCACGGCAGTGGTGGGCAGCTGTGAGAGGGGCCCCAAGAGCCCACGACCCCCCGAACCACCCGCTCCTGCCGCCGCGCCTCCCTGCTAAGACTGGGATTATCCCACAGGTTGTATCCGTCATTAAATACCGACTAATAACGCTCTCAGGATATTAAATATGTAACAAACCCGCTTAGCGCTGGCCAGGACGGGAAGACGAAGGTCACCGGTGCTAATGAGCCTGGACGCACCCCTGGCTCCTCGCAGGCCCTGGCAACAGCAGAATGTCCCGGGGTTGATGTGCCAGTGCCGAGGGGTCCCAAGTCCCTGCACTGCCCCCATGGCCAgaccccagcagcacctggagctCCCAATAAGCATCAGCTGGTGTTCTGGTCCCGTCCATCCCACCGTGCCTGGTCTTGTGCCCTTGAGCAGCCCCAGGCGTGGAAGCCACAGGGCAGCTGAACACTGGTGCTGGCTGGGACCTGCCCTGGACACGGCCCTGCAAGTGGCCCCATAACCTTGTCCCCACAGGACTCCTCCAGCCCTAATCAGTGCCACAGATCCACTTGATTAGATAATGGGGCTGTAATCTAGGAAAGCGCCTGTGGATTGCTGTGGCAcaccctgaccctgcacagcacagctggagagggagggcCACGGCCAGCCGCCGGCACACACAGCTGGACACCGACTGAGCCATGGCCGGGCAGGCACAGCCACgcaccagcagcactgggcatGGACAAGGCCAGTGTGAAGGCAGTGGGACGGAGCCACAGTCGGGATGAAGccacagctgggacagagccACAGTCGGGATGgagccacagccagggctggtcAGCACAGGGGGCCACAcacacctccctgccctggtggTCGGGGGGGCCGGCCCACGCCCCCCACCCCTGCctgagcaggacagggagagcCCATCACAGTGCCCAGGGATTGCACTGCCCCGgtcccagagctgtggggaTTGGGCCTCACAGAGGCTCTCCCCGAGGCTGGGTGGTTCCcagcctttttccccctccGTGGATAATCAGTTTaatgcaggagcagagaactaAAACTCTGCGATTAGCTGTTATAATCGCATGTAAATACGCCCAGACAAGCCGCTCAGGAGGGCAGTGTGGGGCTCCGGACAGAGTTACACGGGATTTAGGCTGTTTACCACTCGATTAATTTCATGACTCCAGCCCCAAGCCCACCGCTGTCCCAGCTGCCCGGCTCACTTCCCAGGAGTCAAGGTCACTCGGGCGGGAGGCAGCTGATAGCCCAGAGCATCTGCCAGCAGTGACgggcccagcacagccctgggctctgggacccctgtgctgcagccccagaggATGTGCTGGGGAGACCGGGCTGTGCTGTCCCCGCTGGCCAGAGCCCAGACCCCCAGGCAGGCACACACCCAGGTCTCCATCCCTTTTTATTCATAAGCGTAGTCAAAGCTTGAGAATGTCACAGCTGAACCCCTCCCACAACCACCGACGGCCAACACCAGAGTCCATCCCctgttcagaagaaaaataagagcatcttccacctctgcctcctcctcctccttagGTTTCTCCAGTCCAGAGCCCTgttgctgcctgcctgcaggCTGGAGATGCCACGGGAGGGTCGGCTGCTGGCACAGTGGGACCACAGGCCCCATGGCTGTGGGGAGCACGTGGCTGTGGCTGCACACACCTCGCCTCTCACATCACACCACACAGCTGTGCTCAGCCCCACGgctcccccaggaccctcaTGTGCTGGCAGACACCGATCTGTATCTGCACACACAGACAATTCAGGATAAGGGGTTTCAGATCATCAAGTGCAACAGGCAAAGAGACCGTCCACACACGggctgcccctgcagctgctgagcagtCTCTGGGGGGATGCACAGGACCCCACTGGCACGGGGCCGAGCGGCAACGTGTCCATGTCTGTGCCGCTCCGGCTCGGGCGTGTCCCTCGCGGCCCCGACGCAATAAGGCAActgctggctggggctgctgccgGCGTGGCCACCTGCCCAGCGCggtgctcagccctgcccagtgcTACTCTGCCAGCGTGATCACGTCGTAGTGGATGCCCGGCTGCAGTTGATGGATCTGCTCGGCCGCCGCCTCAGTGCTGAAGACGCCCTGGGCCTGGGCCATCGCTGCATCTGCCACTGCTGCAAGGAAAGGGGGGTCAGCACCACCTTGCAGGgtcccccctcctgctcccggGGAAGGGACACACGGCCACCTCGCTCCTGTGGGGCTCATGCTCTGTGGAGCAGGGAGCCCAGCTCTGGTTAACTCTGTTCTGGAACTGACAGGCTCGGATCAGCAAAGATCCACCCTCGGACACCACAGTTGGCAGCAGAACAGCAATCCAGGCTCACCTTCCCAGTCCTCCCGCCCAGGGCCACTGCACAGCTCCCTGACAGCCCCAACCACTGTTGCTGGCAGGACTGGCACCCCAGGCCCTGGGAGGACCAGTCCATTCAGCCCAGGGCCCTGCTCCTACCTGAGACAGCTGAGTGTGCCGCTGcttccagctgtgcctgggtgacgagctgctgctcaggtgaCACGGGCATGTACTGGATCTGCACAGGGAAGAACAGGGAAGGCCTGAGGGAAGGGgctcttctgcagctgctctcgCCACAGTCGCTGCATTGAGGTACCAGCCCATGAGCACCGTTTCACATCGCCCTCTCCAGGCAGGCTCAGGGATCACCTCAcagcagcccctccagctcctgcctggccccTTACCTGTGACTCCGGGAGGAACTGGCTGCCCTGCTCATACTGGATGTGGGTGATCTGACCATCCTGTACCTGGGGACAAGCAGTGAGGCTGCATTAGGGCTGTGACTGTCCAGGCCCCCAACAAAGCTGTGACCGGAACTGAGTAAGCTGGAGGGGGCCCAAGggagctcagccccacacatgGCACCCTATCAGCCCCACCCACTGGGTGAAGGGAGTGGACAGCCTGAAGCTCACCTGGATGTGATGTCCCTCTGGGACAACAACATACTCCTGAGGAAGCAAGTGTGGGACGCCTTCCTGGGCAATAATGTATTGAACCTGCAAACACAGGAATTCAGACCCAGGAAAGATCACCACTGCCCATCCCCCACCACCACGGGGCTGGATCTGTCTGTCTCCTGTGCCTGTTTTCACCACCCCAGTGGCTCCAGCTCTCCCTACTGACCCCTGTTGTCCCCACTGCCACCAGTTCTCCCAGCTCCCACTTGGCAGAGTCCCCTGTCCGTGGGCCGTGTCCTCTCACCTGGTTGTCAGCGGTCACTAAGTGCTGTACTGTCTGCCCGTCTGCAGTCGTGATCTCCTGGATGTAGGCTGCCTCCTCCTGCAAGGTCAGTAAGTGCCCCATGTGGTCAGGGGGGCTGGGCCTGGCTGCAGTCTCCTGAGAGGGAGGTTGAGGCCAAGGGATCCGACTCACCTGGCTGGTGACGCTCTGCTCCTGTGTGACAAGGatgtgttcctgtcccagggctTGCTGCAGCCTCTCAGGAGCCAGCACGGCCTGGCCggcctgcagagctgctgcaatgcagagagagctgctggggacaccagtggggacactgccagggctgcccaTGGCCCCACTCCCCAGaggctgctcctggccctgaCCCAactcagccctgcctggcccACGGGCTGGGTGAATCCTGCACAGGGTTCTGGCTGCAGGACACCTGCAGGTCAGTCCTGGTCACAGGGACACGTCTTACTGTGCAGGGTGGCCAGGGTGTCCTCATCACTGTTCAGGATGATGgtctgctgggcagcagcaggccCTGGCCTCTTCCCCTCAGAGCTGTGCAAACGCTGTGTGTGGAACTTGAGGTGCCCATTACGGTTGAACCTAtgggaggagcagagcaagcTGGAGTTTGCCACAGGACCCTGTGCTCTCTGAGACACAGGCCACAGGCACATCCTACAACATGGCCCATCCCAGTTCCTAGCATGTTCCCATCAGTGCCCAGGTACTGAACCTCCCCATGCAGAGCTTCCTTGGGGATGAAGCTGAGTccacctgcagcaggaattGTTCCAAGGGCAGAGTCCCCTCTaacaggggctgctgctggggaagggctggagcagtgAGCTCTGCCAAGATCCTGTCTCTCCTCTTGAACCTTGCAGAACTCTGTGGGATCTCCCAAAGCAGGAACAGCCCTGTTGCATCACTCACCTCTGCCCACAGACGTGGCACGCGAAGGGCTTCTCGTTGGTGTGGGTCAGCATGTGCCTGCGCAGGTCCTTCTTGTTCTTGGAGGCAAAGCTGCAGTGGGGGCACTTGTGTGGCCGGAGACTGGCGTGCTGGACCATGTGGCTCTGGGACAGGACAACAAGAGTTAGGACAGAAACACCGTTTTCCCAAACCCcttgttcccagggctgctctgtgccaggcaACCTACCCGGACCTCCGGCCAGAGCGTGGCAGTGAAGTTACAGTCGGGACACTTGAAGGTGCTGTGCCCAATGTGGGCTCTCTTGTGACTCTCCATCTCCGCTCTCCCTGTGAACATGGCTGTGCAAATCTTGCATGAAAACTTTTTGGCTGTGGAAATCTTGCACGAGAGCTTCTTGCCTGTGGAAACTTTGCACGAGAGCTTCTTGGCCATGCCTTGGAGTACAGGCCACTTGATCTTTGTGGATGAGACTTCCTGCCCCTCGGAGGCTGGGGATAAAGATGAGTCCTTCTGGAGCTGCCTGGTGACACACTGCACCAGGGGCCACTTGACGCCGGTGGGCTGAGCCTCCTGGCCGTCCACAGGTGAGGGAACTGCAGCATCCCCactgaggggctgtgggagaaATACCAGTCACACCTGCTCACACTGCTGCCCAGGATGGGGAGCAGGCTCAGCTCCTTACCTCCACAGTCTGGAACTGGCTCCCTGGGACACTGGATGACATGATGTAATGATTGTTATGGTCCTTCAGAGCCTCCTCCGTCATCACAGTCCCGCTCACCACAACTGCATGGGAGGTCTCCACAGGGCTCTCCTCCTCACTGATGGAGAGGACAAGGTCAGAGAggccctgcctcctcctcatcATCACTTAAAGCCTCCTCACTGGAGAGCAGAAGTGCCTCCACCTCCCCGCTCCTCCCTTACAGCTGACCTGTACAGCGTGCCAGGGGCCTGGATCTCCTCACTGATGGGTGCAATGATGCTGTACTCTGCTGTCCCGCCAAAGGGGATGGTGATCTGCTGCAGCTCCGAGCCACCCAGGCTTGCCTCCCTGTAAGCCTCCTGCACCAGTGTCTGCCCAGGCTCTGCCATGTGCAGCATCACcaatttctgctgctgctgctcctttgaGTCCACCtttgcctcctcctcctgtgcctgtGGCTCACAGGGGCCTGGTGTCTCTCCTGGGTCATCTGGCTTCACCACTGCCACCTGTGTGAGACAGCGGCTCAGCTGAGGGGAGCAAGGCTCTGCAAGACACCCCTGTAGAGGAACAGGGTTGGGAAGCCTCCCTTTGCCACCCCCAGCAGGTCTGGCCTTCTCAGCCCTGCTCACCTGCAGTGAGCCTGTGGCCAGCTCTCGCTGGGCGCTCATGTTCAGCAGCAGATCCAGGGCTGTCTGTGTGGCCAGCTCTGCTGATCCAGCCACATCTGAGGGGGCGGATGGGAAGAGTCAGGTAGGTGCTCGCCCACCTCCTccccattccaaccccttcccGGGAACTCACTGACCTTGTTCGTAGATGATGGTGGCCCCTTCCAGGGAACTCTGTGAGAGGACAGGGGGTTCTGCTCCTGTGACGGCCTGGACCGTGTGGCAGGTGAGGGGGCCAAGAGGCGCCTGCATGAGAGAGGGAGCTGACAGCATGGCAGGTAGTGAGCACTGGGAGGAGCCGGGGCCGGGCACGGCACTCACCGGTGGGCTGGCCTCCGGCTCAGCTGGTGCCTgcacctggctgtgctgctgcttcagctccTCGATCTGCTGCAGGGTGAAGaaggggcggcggcggcagggCGGCTCCTCGGGGTGCCGCTGTGCCCACTCCTCGAAGGAGTCTGCGTGGCGGCACTGCACGTGCAGGCGTAGGTTCTTCTTGTGCTTGGTGGTGAAGTGACAGAACTCGCAAGCAAACGGCTTTCCTCCTGCAGGGCCCGGGAGGGGCAGTCAGGCACAGGGTTCCCAAGAGatggcagggagagcaggcaggctCTGACCTTCTCCGGGAGAAGGGGGGGTGCAGGACATTGGGCTCCTCTCACCTGTGTGCTTGACTGCCATGTGCGAGACCAGGAAGTCCTCCCGGAAGGTGGAATACTTGCAGATGCTGCACTTGTAGGGCTTGTCATTCATGTGTGACAGCTGGTGGTTCAGAAGGATCTTCTTGTCCTCGCAGACGTAGTCACAGAACTCACACTTGAACCTGCCAGGATAAAGCTGCCTGTCacaggggctgagggggagTGGGACACGGGCTCTGCCAGGGCACGCCGTGGGCTGTGCCGGGCTCCCACCTGCGGTTGGCGATGGCCTGGATGTGTGTCAGCAGGTGCATCTTGAAGGTGTAGCGCTTCTTAAAGGACTTCCCACACTGTGGCGGaacaaaacagagcagtgttcacctcctgcccagccccacctgctgccagcccctccccaggctgTCTCCCTCACCTTGTCACACATGTGAGgcttctctgtgctgtgtgtcTTCATGTGCTGCGTAAGCCTCTTCTGCATGGGGTAGACACGGTTGCAGACGGGGCACGGGAAGGAGTTCAGCTTTGGTGGCTGGATGGAGAGCATGAAGATGAGCTCACCTGGACAGGCTCACCAGTTTCCTTACCCTCTCCCCCACTGCAGGACCTGGGCTTCCTCAAGAGATCCAGAAACAATGCCCTCAACAAGGCACTGAGAATTTGTGGAAGACCCAGATGTGCCTCTTCCCATATAACAGTGCTGAGAAACAAGCCAACAGAGTACTCAAACTCACCGGATCAGCTCTCTTCttcctaaaaaaagaaagaagaaaagccccGTGTGTGAGCCACACCCCAAGTCTGAGCCGCCTTGTATCCAGACACCAAAACTCTCCTATTTGGAAAGGGCCAGAGGtcaggggaaggggcagccacGGCTGCCCTCTCAGGGCAGGAGGAACAGTGTCAGTGCGATTCAGTCCCCAGGACTGTGCTTCCCTCACCTGTCCCGGCTGTGCACCGTGGAGTGCCGGATGACATCCTTCTTGTACACACTGGTGTAATTGCACTCCTCACACTTGTAGGGCTTGCTGCCCACGTGGTTGAACATGTGCTCCTGTAAGAAGCAGAACAGGGCCGTGAGACCTGGGGCTGCCAGGCACCCTCGTGGATTTGGAGCAGGGCAGACGGAGCTCACCTTGAGGGAGGACCAGCGCCGGGAGCGGTAGCTGCACTGCAGACACTTGAAGAGCTGCGGGTCGTTGGCCTCGTGCGAGTTGACGTGGAAGCGCAGATCGTCGTGTGTGAGGAACCGCGAGCCGCAGATCCGGCACAGGTACGGCCGCATCAGGGGCTTGGGGGACTTGTAGTAGTACCTGCAGAAACAGGAGCGGGACTCAGAGCTGTGGTGGCCAATGGGCTGGACCAGCCCTGGGCAGAGGCCAGAGGGCCCAGCACACCTCCCTCACCTGCGCCCCATGTACTTGCGGTATTTCTTGCCCAGGAAGCGGCGGGAGGGCCGCCCGCGCCGCCGAGGGACGACGTCTGCCTCCTCAGCACCCGCGTTGGAGGAAGGGTCCTTGTTCTCGGAGTCGGACTGGCTGATGCTTGGCTCTGCCAGGCTCTCACCCGTCCCATTCTCCAGGCCAGAGGAACTGGCTGCCTCCGAGTTCTGCAGCTCACGGCTCAGTGTGCCTTGGGACGTCACCAGGGGTTCcacctcccctcctgctccacagaGCACAGCACGGCTCGGTCACACCCCCGCTGTTGGCTCCAGGAGCTTGTGcacccctccctgctccagcactgctgttgcctccctcctccctcacctTCTGGCACATCCTGAGGCATGTTCTCCAGGCGAGGGAGCTTGCGGGGTCTCCCCGGGCGTCGGCGCGGCCTCTCCTCGCTGGACGTGGGGACAGTGCGGCCGTACTTGGGCTGTCGCCCCCGTGGCTCATCCTCAGCTGGGTTGTAGTCACTGTCCTCTGCAGGCAAGTGCCCCAAAATGTCAGACCGAGAAGAGACTAAGCTACTTAAGATGTGGGGAGAGCAAGTCCTACCTTCAGGGTCATCAATAGCACCAGCATCCATGATATCATCATCTTCTTCTTCTggggcctcctcctcctccgtcTTTGGAGCAGCTCCCCCTTTTCGTGGTCGCCCTTTTTTCAAAGCCAGAGCTGAACCCACTGTCACAGAGAACAGGGAGAAAGCTCTTTTACCAGACTGTGTGCCAGAACAGGCCCTTATGCTCCAACTCCTCCCTTGTTTCTTCcccagagagcagagcctgTCTGCAGCAAGGTAAATTTCTCTCAGCCCTTGGCACTCACCTGGCTGGAAGTGACGTTCTTTCATGTGGTTAATCAGCGTTTTCTTGGAGACACTCTTGTACTGACACATCTTGCACTTGAACTGctgcaccaccaccacctccatcATCTCCTCCAGGGTCTCCATGTCTGGCTGGTCCAGCTCCTCCCCACCATCCGTCTCTTGACCCTGCTCTGGCTTTATGGACAGCTCCACCACTTCCAACTGTTTGGATGGGCCTGAAGGGCCAGGCTGCTCAAGGCACGTGGAGGTAGGTCCATCAGCAACAGCTTCTATCACCAAACTATTGGTCAGAGCAGATGTGGCCACCTGGGACACCATGGGAGCACCTGAAACACCAAAAACCCGCTCAGCCCAGGGGCAGACCGTCACTTGCATCCAGGGCTGTACCCGCactgggggcacagggctgaACACAAGCTCAGGGATGGCTCCTGACAGGACTGTGGAACAGGTGCCGAGGCAGATCCAGCTGGGATGCCCCCTCCAGGCCCCACTCCAGTGGCACAGGCTCACAGACAGACCCACCCACACAaacagcccaggttgctccctCACCATCATCAGGGCCTTGCAGAATGAGGTACTGGGTGGTCTCTGCCCCTCCATCCTCCGCACTGGTCACGGCAatgcagcctggcagggagagcagagaggtgaCTGCCAGACCCCAGGGCCACTGGGGCTCACTggggctctcccagctcagACACAAGCAAGAAGGTGTGAGAAGGGTCTGGCTCCCTGAATGGAGCCTGTCTGGGCTGAAGGAGCAGCTGTCCAGCAGCACGAGCTCCTTGTCAAACCCTCCAGCTACCACTTCTACTGCAGAGAAAACCCTGCTGACCTCTTAGACTCGATCTTAAGATGTtttttccaaccctaatgattccATGTCCATATTTCCCCCCACTTCCCGAgttctggcacagcagcagctccctcccagccccccaggGCTATCTCCAGGTGGGAGCACACACTCACTCTGGATGATGTCCGGCCCGATCGTGGACTCAATGATTTTGTCAATGGCAGAGCCCAGGTCCGAGGAAGTGGATGCAGTGGAGTCTGACACGACTGTGGCTCCATCAGTGACCACACTGGAGTGGACCAGGACTTGTGGGGACTCTGACACCATGATGGACTGGCTCACAGTGGAGACACTGGAGACCAAGGTGGATTGGGCGATGGAGGATGAGTCTGGCAGGTAAACCCGGGGAACGACATCTGTGCTGGAGCTACTCTCCGAGACCTCTTCCTGGTAGAAGAAAAATAgtccagctcagctcagctcagctcagctgagaCACCTTTGCCAGACCAAGCCCCTGGGGCAGCCAACATATGCAAATGACCCGGTGTATCACTGCAGAACTGCCAGGAAAGGCACCAGAGCAAATCCTTTGGTACCGACAAGGACCTGGACTTCCAAGGCTGTCCTTGCTACCAAGGGGAGTCCTGCTGCTCAGACCGGCAAGTACACACGGGATCAGAGGTGTAACAGAGCCTGCCGAGGCCGTAGAGCTCAGTCTGCCAGAAACGCCCAGAGAAACCCCCAGGAACCAGAACCACGGCCGCCACCCCGGCTCCTACCAAGGAGACCCCGCTGCTGTCAGAGCTCTGCCCCACGCCGGAGTCATCGGCGCGGGAGAGGGaccccggccccgcggcggcgTCGGTGCTGTCCGCCGACACGGCGTCCGAACTCCCGACGCCCAGCCCGCTCTCGGTGGGCTCCTCCTGCGCCTCCTGTGGGGCCGCGTCGCTGCTGCTCTCCACCGCATTCTCCTCCATGCCCGCCCTGCCGGGGCCCGCTACGCTCGACCTGCGGGGGGACCGCCGCTGTCagggccgccgccgccgcccgctccccgccggcTCCAGCCCCCTCGGGGGTCCCGGATgggcgggcgcggggccccGGAGAGGCCGCGGGTCCAtcccggggggtcccggcgCCGCCCGGTGCCCCGGTCCCGTCatgccccgcggccccgccgggccctCGGCCGCCATCTTTGCCGCGGGGTCCCCCCCGCCGCCTCCGCGCGCGCGCACacggcggggcggccccggtGCCGCCGGGGCGGGGAAGCCGCCACCGCGCCGGGGAGAGGGGGCCCCGCcaccgccgcccgcccg is part of the Chiroxiphia lanceolata isolate bChiLan1 chromosome 17, bChiLan1.pri, whole genome shotgun sequence genome and encodes:
- the ZNF335 gene encoding zinc finger protein 335 isoform X5, with translation MEENAVESSSDAAPQEAQEEPTESGLGVGSSDAVSADSTDAAAGPGSLSRADDSGVGQSSDSSGVSLEEVSESSSSTDVVPRVYLPDSSSIAQSTLVSSVSTVSQSIMVSESPQVLVHSSVVTDGATVVSDSTASTSSDLGSAIDKIIESTIGPDIIQSCIAVTSAEDGGAETTQYLILQGPDDGAPMVSQVATSALTNSLVIEAVADGPTSTCLEQPGPSGPSKQLEVVELSIKPEQGQETDGGEELDQPDMETLEEMMEVVVVQQFKCKMCQYKSVSKKTLINHMKERHFQPVGSALALKKGRPRKGGAAPKTEEEEAPEEEDDDIMDAGAIDDPEEDSDYNPAEDEPRGRQPKYGRTVPTSSEERPRRRPGRPRKLPRLENMPQDVPEGGEVEPLVTSQGTLSRELQNSEAASSSGLENGTGESLAEPSISQSDSENKDPSSNAGAEEADVVPRRRGRPSRRFLGKKYRKYYYKSPKPLMRPYLCRICGSRFLTHDDLRFHVNSHEANDPQLFKCLQCSYRSRRWSSLKEHMFNHVGSKPYKCEECNYTSVYKKDVIRHSTVHSRDRKKRADPPPKLNSFPCPVCNRVYPMQKRLTQHMKTHSTEKPHMCDKCGKSFKKRYTFKMHLLTHIQAIANRRFKCEFCDYVCEDKKILLNHQLSHMNDKPYKCSICKYSTFREDFLVSHMAVKHTGGKPFACEFCHFTTKHKKNLRLHVQCRHADSFEEWAQRHPEEPPCRRRPFFTLQQIEELKQQHSQVQAPAEPEASPPAPLGPLTCHTVQAVTGAEPPVLSQSSLEGATIIYEQDVAGSAELATQTALDLLLNMSAQRELATGSLQVAVVKPDDPGETPGPCEPQAQEEEAKVDSKEQQQQKLVMLHMAEPGQTLVQEAYREASLGGSELQQITIPFGGTAEYSIIAPISEEIQAPGTLYSSEEESPVETSHAVVVSGTVMTEEALKDHNNHYIMSSSVPGSQFQTVEPLSGDAAVPSPVDGQEAQPTGVKWPLVQCVTRQLQKDSSLSPASEGQEVSSTKIKWPVLQGMAKKLSCKVSTGKKLSCKISTAKKFSCKICTAMFTGRAEMESHKRAHIGHSTFKCPDCNFTATLWPEVRSHMVQHASLRPHKCPHCSFASKNKKDLRRHMLTHTNEKPFACHVCGQRFNRNGHLKFHTQRLHSSEGKRPGPAAAQQTIILNSDEDTLATLHTALQAGQAVLAPERLQQALGQEHILVTQEQSVTSQEEAAYIQEITTADGQTVQHLVTADNQVQYIIAQEGVPHLLPQEYVVVPEGHHIQVQDGQITHIQYEQGSQFLPESQIQYMPVSPEQQLVTQAQLEAAAHSAVSAVADAAMAQAQGVFSTEAAAEQIHQLQPGIHYDVITLAE